The genomic DNA CTGCAGGCCAGCAGTGATGAAAAGTTCATCAGTCTCTACGTTGAGAATGAAGTTGGCTCGGATCGGCTTTGGGAGATCCTAGAGTGTAAAATGGGAATGCATGAATAGATAAATACAAGGTAGAtacgtttttatataatttaacatttatttattcatttttgagacattttatcaACTAGTCGGGGGCCGTCTTTTGTCTCAggtgagtttttattttattttttttttttaagatttttttttacattttgggcgCTTTATTTTACAGGAACAGctgaagatagagagagagggaggcacaAAGGGCATGGTTGGAATCGGGCCCGGCGCAACGTCAGGGGAAAATAAGGTTTTTTAAACTTTGataattacacacaaaaactgttgcAGTGTTGTTTTAACTGTGTGTAACTTCACTGGATCTGTGGGGGAAATCTACTGAATTACTTACTGAAAACATGAGaggctgatgttttttttgttttttttgataacAGCAGTGGAAGGAGTGACAGACTGATGAGAAAATCAAGAGCTAACTCTGATGCCTTTGGTAACACCATGAGATGGGACAAATCCTTACATTGTCTGTGATGTTGTAGAATTTCATAAGACACTTCAGGGTAGCTGAGACGATGGCACTGTGAAAAGAGAGGATCGTAAACAagtaaattattaaattagTGTGCAAAATTACCTTTAAATTAGCCTGCACAGAACATCAAACTAAAACTACTTACCTGCTTCCAGCAAGGCCCTGCATTAAAACAGAGACAAATCATTTCATCATGGCATATcattttttacattacacaCTGTGACCAGCTTTTGAATAGATCCTCACCACTTGCCGAGGAATGTTGGTGTCGTACTTCAGTGTAAAGTTCTGCTTTGTCAAAGCGATActgcagtgacacacacacacacacacacacacacacacacacacacacacacacacacacacacacacacacacacacacacacacacacacacacacacacacacacacacacacacacaatataaaattTCTTTCACCAGTGCAGTGAAAACATTCCAACCTGATTGCAATGCtaatctatttttttcttctaaattaagtcttatttttattaattatttcttCTTTGGCCACCTGGAggcagcagaaacaagttgtgaacacaacGTTGCCACTCTAGCAGTCTATATTCGTtaattggttttttttttttttttttttttttttttttttttttttttttttttaaggggtaaatccagacagctagctagactatctgtccaatctgagttttctgttgcacgactacaacaacttttaaacgtacataTGTTCCACCAAATCAAGTTCCTTCTGGgcctattttgcagtggcaccgcagcttttctccgatgcttagcaccgcccaagacaattgtgattggtttaagaaatgccaataaaccagagcaccgttttgctcccatccccgaatgctgtgtggagtagccagaccctcctccagcacgctttggaggagggtctggcaaagcgagattaCCACTCTAGTAAAGTTGTTAGCAAACAGCTGCTAATTTACACACCCAGCAGTTAAAAAGTAACATTATCATTGATGTGAAGTCGTGTTTCCGGTGatctgatgaatgtaagtcttatattcactctcttttactTCTGTTTTGGTGTCAcgttctgcctctctgtctccccctccaGCCACACATTTCCCACTTCCTCAAACCCGCCCATTGCCATTCTCTTCCTGTCCACCAGATGCCCTCTGACTTTTTCTCCTTTCCGTCACCTCACTAACTCTCAATCAGCCACTCTCTCCTGCCCACAACAGGCCAAGTGCCAGGATGAAGAAACTGAGGGGGCTGTCAAAAATTGCAAGGGGGGCGATTCttttcagaaaaataaaattcaGCCTAACTTTAGACCCTTCCTGAAAAGTTAGCAGGTTGGTACCAACATATTCCTTATGTCCTCTGGTTTCTGGCTATCTTCCCTCTAGCTTTTAAAACGGACTCCAGTCTCTGAAAAACAGTATCGGCAGACCTTCAGATTGTTATGAGGTTAACAGAAGGGGCAAATAATACAACTGATGGGGTTAACTCCTTCATTCTGGAATCATAACTCAGTCAAATCTGAACAAACAGACTTGATACTAATATTTTTAGTATTTTCATGTGTTTAAGTTTTCTCTTATTCTTCAGTATCAAAGTACTCCAGTTGTGATGACTGTACTGTAGATTGCAATAAGGAACTGCTAATAGCTAATATGTTTAATGTTGTTAATTGCCAAATGTGAACAAATATAGGGAGTTGTCTTGATGTTGGGGAGGGGAGGGGCCCACAGTGTCAGACTTTGACTAAagcaaaaatttaaaaataaatatttaaaaaaaatttaaatataaaataggtAAAATTAGGTCCATTTGCCACATTGAAAAGCTGGTCATTACAATTGCAAAATATACCCACGATGTTTGGTAAAGTTAGAGCACTATCCATCCAACAAAGTAAGAGGTAAAGAGATAATGCTAATGCTCATATTTGCTCCATTTGAATGTTATTAAAGATTCGATCCAAGAATATCTTGgtcttgtgttatctcagtTACTTATCTCACCCTTGTTTGGAGCAGAACTGGTAGAACTTCTTACAGGTAGCCTGCAGCAGCCGCAGACCTCCCAGGTACCTACAGTGGATGATTAAcacaacattttgaaaaaggcTCAACATGACCAACTATatcatgtatttttgttgttgggTACACACCCTTCCTTCCTGCTGATACAGAACAGATCTTGCAAGCTTCCAAACTCTGTGGGGTCATTGAGTGGATGAGGGACTAAAACCTACAAAGTCACAGAAATGTGCATGACTTTTGCACAATATGTTGAAGGTGTTTtaactaatgtgtgtgtgtgtgtgtgtgtgtgtgtgtgtgttaccaaaGTCTGGCTCTCCACTAGAGTGACTTCGGCCCAGAAGTTAGAGATGGACATAGCGATGGTTTTTCCGTTGAAGCCGTCTGAGGGGTTCCCCATTAATCCAACCCTGTGGGTCGTCATACATTTGGAAAAATCAATTCTTACAGTGTCTGTCAGGTTGTGTTCTAACATCCAATTGCACTTATTGTGAGTTAAGGACGAGGAAGAGGCTTTTAtttgcaagctggaaaaaccacAGTAATCTGAGCTAAATTCAAACGGAATTCAAGTGGCAATTAACACAAGAGTCCTTTGTGTTAATGTTTTCTTACCTAGCAAATGATCTGTATGTGATTGGTTTAGCAGGATTATCTTGTTGCTTGGTAGAGTAGTGGGTGAGCCACTTGGTGTAGTCTGACAGGCCCTGATGTGTTAGGAGGAAGCATGTTATTAGAGGAaacgtaaaaataaaatataaatactaCTAAAGGTTTTCTTTTATATACAAATCCACTTATTAGCTGCAACAGAAAAACAGCACACAGCATCTAATCCTTGCATGAGGACAGTGTAGTTACTCAACTTGCCCTAAATATTACCACACCACCAGACAGTAACAATTTACATTCTCTACATACATTTACCATATTCTCCAAAGTCTATGTGCAATTCTCAAATCCACAGTTTATTTTACCACATTTCCTGTGGCCTGACAGTCCAGTGGATTACACAGGTTTTCGAAATAATTTGTATGacttttaaatgcatttatcAACATGCTCACTGTGTAAATCCTCACATGCACCCAGCCATCATAACTTTTCAAACATAAATGTTTCATATTTCAGTAATCTGGTAAACAGGTGCATCTTTGGATTTTGTTGGTAACGTGTTCCTCTTCAGTTTTTAGTGCGGCTTATCgtgctgtgtaaaaaaaaaacacaaaacatagcTGATGAACTGAGGTAGGGATACAAACCACTTGTCCAATGAGCTGGAAGCCAGTAGGAAGCTTCATCCCAAACACATCGAGTTGCTTCTCGTTAATAAGCCACTCCTGGAGAGAAAGGAGCCCAAATTTACTAACCAGTACATTTATTActttacattattttattaattcatgATGATGCACTGATGTTATTCGTAAAGTAGGACTAATTATAGTTTGAGTGAGTAACATTTTTATCTTAAGAGTTTTATCATAATGAAAAGCAAAGTCAAAGCATATACTGCCGCAGAATTGTTTTGCAATCATTAGAATAAATCCTCCCCAACTCAATGGTTTGTCTGATAATTGCCTGATCTAGTATCAATAATCGATTTAGTTTGTAGAGTAAAATTAAGTTTGAATGTGTACGGGCGTAACATTATCAAAAAGTAATACCTTTTATTGAAATAACACTTAATGAATTAGCACTTACGAACCCAGAATCGTCCGAAGGACCTGTCTGTGGCTTGAGGCTGCATTCTGAGGAAGTCCGACAGGTAGGACAGTGTGTCTCTCCGGATGCAGTAAAACACCACGCTGGCCAGGCGCGATGCTGTCAGCCCCTCCTGCGGTTTCTCCAAAAAGCGAGTTATCCTGATTCAGAAAACGACATTAGATTAAAATCAAATCTGCAACATAGTCACATGTAGAAAATGATTGTCAATGAAGTTCTGAAATGCTCCACACACAAAAGTACTTCTAATGCTGCTGTTACAGCATGTGGTGCATTATGGGACTAAACTAAGGGAAAAAAAACGTCTTCTCACCTATGGGTGTCAGGGCAAACCTCCACAATGCCCCTGGAGCTGCTTTTCTCACTTTCCTCCAGCTCGTAGTATATGATCAGCTCTCCAGGCtgccacacacacccacacacacccacacccacacaaaaaGCACTTTGTTGGTTGGAAAGAGATATAGATCGTCCAAGTTTTGGCTTTCCTGATGAGATCAGCTTAGACAATGCTTAGACTAATTAGTGCCCTGGGTTCTGCTACCCAAACACTATACATGTTGCAATAACCTAATCATTACCGCGTCATTGATCATACTACCTCAAAACGGAGCCAAGCACTGGTGAGCTTTTCacaattaattttttatttttatatttacattttattatatagatagatatcGATTAATATCTGTATCTCAGCTTCTTTAGAACGGAGAACCCTCTTCTGTGTGCTGCAAACCGGATGCACATTTAGATTTCCTGTTCGCTCACCCAAGTCTGAGCCTTACTTCACCATTGTTAGGACCCAAATAGATATCAAACCTGCACAtcctgttacacacacacacacacacacacacacacacacacacacacacacacacacacacacacacacacaagtccaaGTCTTTGGGGCCTAATTTGTGCTTTTAACATGACACACTAAGTTACAACATAATCACAATATGCATTAAATAAGCACACATCATGATACATGATTGATAGTGGATCCTGTTAAACTTACATAACTAGAAGGaaaagcgagtgtgtgtgtgtgtgtgtgtgtgtgtgtgtgtgtgtgtgtgtgtgggacctGTAAATGGAACTGGATTCGGTGGAACGGTGTGATTACATAGTGAGGTTACATCTGTTTGATTTATTCATCACAATTGATTACATGACAGACATCACATGCTAAACCCAGGAAAAGTAAGTATTAAGAGTGTACTTGTTTCCCCTACACCTCCAGCTCGTAGTATACGATCAGCTCTCCAGGCTGCAGCACGTACACAAAAGGATGAGCTGCTCATGACTTCACCACCACAAAAAGATGTATTTTACCTTCATGAATATCGTTTGCACAAAATAGTTTATATGGTTTCATGTCTtctaaaatgaataaattataTCGTGGTGAATTACCTCTGATCTGAAGAAGCGGATAACTTGAGCAATGTCAAAGTTGTGGTCTGCACACAGCATGTCTCCTGCGATCTGCttacacaaaaagaaaatcatcatTGTGTGACACATTCATTCAGTTCTACTAGAATACACTGAGCAGTTGTGTGAACGGACATGCTCCAACATCAACAGATGGATTCATCGTACCACAATGATATCGTCCTGCAGCTTGCGGCTGCGTATGGCCAGCTCCAGGTTAGCCACGGCCCCGAGACGGTCCTCCAATGTAGTGCTGCCGTCATTTACAACGTTTTCCACCGGGAAGTCATTTGCAGTGGCCCAGCGTTCATAGTGTTTATACCTGGTCAGTGTAACAGATTAAGAATGGAGCaggagcagaaaaaaacattttggtaatAAACTGTAAAAAGACTGCCAAATCAACACCAACTGGGTCTGGGTAGAACTCACTTGTCTGCATTAGTGACCAGATACACTTCTGTGAACAGTTGTCGCCTGGAGAGAAATCAGAGATGCAGAAGTTAACCATATGTTTAAAAGTCAAAAGATAATCAGAAAGGTCTGTTCATGTTGGGGCCACTTGTCACTTGTTACGCACATGTTGACCGTTTCCCACCAAAAGTCAAGGATCTTCTTTCCGCCGATGCCAGGAAGTAAAGCCTTTGGTATGCCAGTTAGGTGGCTGTATAAGCCTGTGTCATCATTCTGGGAGATGGGAGGTGGAAAAAACTGATGGACTCAAATACAGGTTACAAATAACCATACTAACACACACCATGACAGCATATGCAACAAGTAGCATTCACTTGGCtattcacatactatacactATACGCTacaacagtgtttctcaaatggggatccttgtacccctaggggtactttggagtactgcagggggtacgtgagattcCTTTTAGAAATGTTCATTTCAAATCTGTCAGTTATGCATAATTCATAAAATTAATTTAGTTATGGATTCTAAGCATCTGAAGTAACATTTAAGTGTGTTTCAGTTACAAGCTTGTTAAGTAAATCAGACACTAATGGTGCAGAGCTGTAATGTACCTCTTTATATAgcctttttttctaccaaaaatgcttTGCACTCGTCAGGGGGTACGTGactaaaaaatatttcaaacattATTGAGAAAAGTTTgagaattcaattcaatttcaattcaattttatttatagtatcaaatcataagagttatctcgagacgtaggtctagaccacactctataatttacaaagccccaacaattccagtatttccctcaagagcattagcagtggctattgcgacagtggcgaggagaacCACTGCGCTACAGTGTGTGTTCTTAAAGTAAACAATTCACCTCCATGTCTATGCCCATTTTATACTACATtacaaatgttgattaaaaattCATGAGGGGTCAAGCTTATATGTCAAACACGCAGGGGCTACAGGCTTAATGTTGAAATGAATGCCAAATGTAGCTACCGTAGCTAGCTGGTGATATTATATAGCCTACACTTTTCAAGTCAAACTCAGCATCATAGGTGTTCCTGGACACAACACGTCACCTTCTAACGTTCGTTAGCTCGGCAGGGGGCAGTGAAGACCGCGAGACAATAATacaacatttaatttcattaaaaaaaacgttAAGGTTGATAGGCCATATCGTCAGATGTAAGCCGAATGCACCAGTGCATCCTTACGATTCTGTAAATGTCCCAACTGTTGGCCTAACAGGTATACAAGACAGCAGACAAGTAACCCAGCGGTGAAGTGCCCGATTCTTTAAGGTAGTTCGGCGTACTGTGAGGTGTAGGACCACTAACGTTACATACCAAATGCGAACTTTGCACTGCTTCAAGTTATCTCCTTTCTGCTGCAACATATACGCGACTTACCCTAATTTGTGCCTCTAAGACGGTGCCGTGGCCGGCTACCAACAGTATACAAATCATTTGTTAAACTTCACTTTATCCTTATCCTTTTAATCAATAAAAATAGCACAGGGGTTGAGAAACTTGTACGGTTATTGAGAGCTCCCAGCGTCAATGAAGTAACCTACTTCCGTAGagaaccttcaaaataaaacacactcaCGACCAATTTCATCTTCTTGCTACAGACATTATGAAAAATGCAGTGTATCAATCAGTACAATTGTACTCATAACTAAGatgtattataaatataaaaaaacagttcTACATCTTTTAACCAATTTACCATCTTTAATAAACACAACTAAAAGTGGCTTATGACACACAGTATagtatttgatttattttttttataaagacttACATAGCCTAACTACAATGCAATGCTTACCAAACCCTGTTTATTTAGTTAGTTACATTGTTGCAATGCAATTATTGTCCCCAGTAAGGTTtcataaaacatacaaaaatacaaagcaAGAGAGCTGAACTATGAACTGGATCTAAACTTGGTATCAACTGGTCAAAGTGATGTTGATCAGATGATCAAAGCATGAATATAATGTTTTTTCTGAGACATTAACATGAATATATTTGATACAGAGAAGCACAGTACTGCAAAGGTTAAGAAAAAGAAACTGACATGAGTAGTTTATATATTTTAGAGCTCACTGTAATGGAGCTTTAACAATCATAATGTTTGGAGGAAGGCATTCAATGAGGGCTTTGTAAAACTGATTAAATTGATGACTTCTATAACTgaaattgatgtttttttcccctctcttttaAGATACATCATGTTATTATGATTAGGTTGTATTCACCAGGCAAAGGATTTCAATTTAGCAAATAGCTTTAAAGATAATATTCAAGGGCGTCATTAGGCAAAGAAGCTGGATTTGAATATCATTGACAATATTCAATTGTTTCCCCCTATTTCATGCACTCTTGACCACAAATAAAGTATCTCAAAGCATTTCAAGTACTCTTTTGGCCCATATATGGTTGTCTTCAAATACCCGTTGGCATCAGGCTTCTCACTGGGGGTCTGTGCTGGAGGATCCCACAATGCCATGCTGTCGCAGAAGGTTCCTCAGGATCTGATTTTTGGACTTCCAGTCTTCCACCTGAGCAACAGCAACACAGATAATATCGTAATAATGTAGTAATAATGACTCATGCGCTGATTTATGACTTTCTATCAGGTATGCAATAACCATGACTAACTAAGTTGCTTCATTGGGCTGATAATTGGTCTTTAATTAGAATGTTGCTATCAGCTACAAGCTGTATAAGTAATATTCTGGCTTTAAATAGACAGATCTGAGTTGAAAGTTAAACAAATCACCATTACTGCAGTGGCACATTGCTGGTAAACCAGCATAATAACATTGTAATGTATGTATggaattttactttttaaccGATTATGCGCTGTTCAAATGTCTAGTCATAGtaccattatctttattgtgacattaattgccactgttcatcacacccccaacctgcactgtcagacaccgcctaccaagagcctgggtctgtctgaggtttctccctaaaaagtttttcctcgccactgtcgcactaaatgcttgctcttgggggaattactggaattgttagGTCTTTGTAAataatagagtgtggtctagacctactctatctgtaaagtgtcttgagataactctaaCTATGacttgatactataaataaaatttaattgaattgctGACAGTGAATATGCCAAACATCCCCATTTCCATTGTGGGTGTACACGTGTATACGGTTGCCATTTCTTTCTACTTGACTGAGAATTATCTGAATGGTCAACATTTCAATTCTTGTACAGAGGCAAAAAGTAATGACACTTGACAGTATTAGTCCcaaaacacatgcagacataccTCCTGTCTAAGTAGCTGGTTGTCGATCCTGAGACGATCAAGAGTGCTGATATCTTCCCCCAGCTTCAGGTTGCTCTGTCGGAGTTCCTTGATGTACTCGCAGGCTTTTGACAAGATTCCTCCTTTActctaaaacaaaacacaaggcAACTTAAAAATAATCAAGAAACTGCCCTCAATCCTTTTTAATGTAAAGTAACTAATACAGTAATAATGTAGTCAATTTATAACCCCCACAACAAAACACCCAGGTAAAACCCACCAGTGCCACTTTGTCTGTGTTATCTGTTTGTGTTATTTTCATGCATGTCATTCTGTTATGTTTGtactttttctgtctgtccatAACGTTCAATGTTGTGACAAAGAATTTTCCctttggggacaataaagtctaTGAAAAGTTTATCCTTTTTGGAATATAAACCATGTGCGAATAGGACATCTAAAGAGTAACATTCCTTCACTGGATTTAATATCTTTGCCAGTATGAAAACCAGAGTGGAGTGGGAGTCTTAGCTGAACTTGCCTGTCCCGTCTTGGTATAGTCAATGTTACAGTCTGGGATGGCCTTTGACAGCTGGACAATCCAGTTGTTTATCTTGTCCCTGCGCCGGCGCTCAACTGTTGGAACAACATTTAAAATTGACTCCATCAATTATATCTGCTCAGATATTTTAGTAAAATACAGCTATATCTTCAACTGGATGGACCGTACTGGATGTGGGCACTAACCTTCATTGTGCTGGGCTCGCCGTTTATCATCTCTGGAACCCCTAGGAGCCTCTTGCTTTCTAGAAAACAGATTAGAACAAAGATATTAAGTTAGGGTGATTTGCTGGACGTAAAATAATTTCGTCATTTAATGCAACCTTACTGTATTTCTGTTCAATAATGATGTAATTACGCTATGTATGGCTGAGTGCGAGGTGCGATTGTCCTTTGATTGGAACTCGTCAAAACTTCCTGGGGTGACATCATCACATAAAGCTGCCCTGTAAAATAAAAGCTTATTGTCAGCTGCAGGGAATAATTGTCAGTAGACATACAGTATAGCATATTATAATTAAAAGGCACAATTtcctaaaaaacaatgtataggGCTCTTGCAAAAAGAttccctctcaatcatcacttaGGACCCACTAGTGTGGGGCagtgtctatctgtctgtctttataCACTATAAAGCCTTCAAGTTAtgggcaattaaaaaaaatagacacaTATTTCTCCTCTAtattacacataaaaaaaagtcagacgTCAGTCCAGAAACATCGTTCCCAATTTCCTCATTTGCATTATAGGACTGATGTCTacattggctgcaatataatatatttttagtcgtaatacagcaaattatatttggaccaGCGACAGATAGAACTACAACCCATGTGTTTTGGGGTTGGTGTTACATTACATAGGTTAGAGTTCAGAGTTATCCCTACCATTTTGTTTCTTGATGGCTTAGGATGTCCCAACCAAGTGTTTGTGGCCGCAactctgagtctcagagtcctTTATTATTGGGTATCTGCCAATAGTGAGTCTGATCTGATACTTATATTTActtaaatgttgattaaatatgtatcaaacatgttgaaataacagctgtagcctacttctttTTTAAAGTTAGTTGATCCAAATACTGGATGTCTTGGTtcaaaactacaacaccacagaattttttttttaaaaaggagcaaAGTGTGCCCGCTCTGGCTGTGACAGGAGCGGCACTTTAATGCAGCGGcacttacacagacacagacagccagGTCGCCTCTTTGATGAAACCGCAGCAGAGCATATTGGagagaaactaaaactaaagtatCGATCTTATTGCACtggtattgatcaatatcaatTAGAGATGATACTGGTATCAGTATcgcctccgatactgcctaaaacgctggtatcgggatGTACTGGAGTTCATGCACCGATCAGATACCACCTAATAAAGCCCTGAAGTAAATCTACGttgaagtagtttatttatgttctttttctgttataactgactgtcaaactggatcataaaagaaagttctgtggcattcattgtttgtgtctgttcatgtttcacaaagagtttaacctgagccagacagacaacaaagatagaagtaatatcacatccattcagggatagtagtatacagttgttaaaacataataaaatatatgacacaccgATATGCAATTTCAGGTATCAGAattgggaagcaaaaaatggacCATCTCTAATATCAACACCAACGTTGGAATCAATATTTAGATCGATCCACCCACCACTAATGAGCATTAGAGGAAGCGTTACATTTATGTaagaaaattaagacctgtttaaaattatttaaaccctagaacacaatacttaagcgaatttaagactttttaaggcctcaaatttttactttgaaattttagactttttaaaactttttaagaccccgccaAAACACGGTTTCTGAAAATGGCATTTTACTGTGATATATATGATTATATACAGGCAGTAATTACTTGTGGGTGTGGTCTGGCCCAGCAGCGTGTCAGAGGCCTGTACTGTGGTCACCATGGTGCCAGTGGTGGCGTCTGCGATGGTGGCAGGGTAGTAGGCGTACTGCgtctctgtgctgctgtctcCCTCCAACCCCTCAGGCTGCGAGAACACAGCCTGACATCAAAGAGACATTAACTCCACTGTTAGTCTTGTGTTGCAACGTTCAACTGGTACAAAAGAAATGAGAGATCAACTCTATCAGGAAGTGTAAATCCACAAGTAACtttaaaaataactaaaatgtatttttactaGACACaactatactgtatacaaaaactGAGCATGAAAGAACCACAAAATAAAGCTCAACATACACCAAACATAATTGGTAACTATAAAGTGTGCTGAGACAAAAATAGTTAAAGTAAAACAGATAAAGTTAGGGGGcaatgaataaaagaaaattacaaaaaaaatgtaagtacaTGATCACATCAGGGTTAAGAAATAGAA from Perca fluviatilis chromosome 2, GENO_Pfluv_1.0, whole genome shotgun sequence includes the following:
- the usf1 gene encoding LOW QUALITY PROTEIN: upstream stimulatory factor 1 (The sequence of the model RefSeq protein was modified relative to this genomic sequence to represent the inferred CDS: deleted 2 bases in 1 codon), encoding MNLFNSLAGGASEGGLLGKDSAEMKSQQKSPDQDGSVTVNEEGSVATAEDPAAIATIQSAATFTDQPIKYLFKTEGAGGQVTYRVIQVSDGQLEGQTDGAAAVSLVTGFPATTQSVTQAVFSQPEGLEGDSSTETQYAYYPATIADATTGTMVTTVQASDTLLGQTTPTRQLYVMMSPQEVLTSSNQRTIAPRTQPYIAKQEAPRGSRDDKRRAQHNEVERRRRDKINNWIVQLSKAIPDCNIDYTKTGQSKGGILSKACEYIKELRQSNLKLGEDISTLDRLRIDNQLLRQEVEDWKSKNQILRNLLRQHGIVGSSSTDPQ
- the LOC120548132 gene encoding glucuronokinase with putative uridyl pyrophosphorylase; translation: MICILLVAGHGTVLEAQIRNDDTGLYSHLTGIPKALLPGIGGKKILDFWWETVNMRQLFTEVYLVTNADKYKHYERWATANDFPVENVVNDGSTTLEDRLGAVANLELAIRSRKLQDDIIVIAGDMLCADHNFDIAQVIRFFRSEPGELIIYYELEESEKSSSRGIVEVCPDTHRITRFLEKPQEGLTASRLASVVFYCIRRDTLSYLSDFLRMQPQATDRSFGRFWEWLINEKQLDVFGMKLPTGFQLIGQVGLSDYTKWLTHYSTKQQDNPAKPITYRSFARVGLMGNPSDGFNGKTIAMSISNFWAEVTLVESQTLVLVPHPLNDPTEFGSLQDLFCISRKEGYLGGLRLLQATCKKFYQFCSKQGIALTKQNFTLKYDTNIPRQVGLAGSSAIVSATLKCLMKFYNITDNDLPKPIRANFILNVETDELFITAGLQDRVVQVYEGLVYMDFSKKLMEEQGYGNYVSMDMSGLPLFWLAYLSDPSDSGRIHSNIRQRWLNGEPLVVEAMKTFAELTDQARMALQDKDWRRLAQLMDQNFELRRSVYTDDCLGPGNLRMVQLARQFGSAVKLPGSGGAVVGLCLDDERLVEMRQAFQEAGCVFCLITPYNPSASTVSGQH